In Plasmodium chabaudi chabaudi strain AS genome assembly, chromosome: 9, the following proteins share a genomic window:
- a CDS encoding phosphoglycerate mutase, putative, with protein MTTYTLVLLRHGESTWNQENKFTGWTDVPLSEKGEQEAMSAGNYLKEKDFKFDIVYTSVLKRAITTAWHVLKAGDLLHVPVIKTWRLNERHYGSLQGLNKSETAKKYGEEQVKIWRRSYDIPPPKLDKEDNRWPGHHVVYKNVPKGVLPFTECLKDTVERVLPFWFDNIAPAILANKKVLVTAHGNSLRGLVKHLDGLSEADVLELNIPTGVPLVYELDENLKPIKHYYLLDSEELKKKMDEVANQGKAK; from the exons atgacgACATATACTTTAGTTCTTCTAAGGCACG gTGAAAGCACATGGAACCAAGAAAACAAGTTCACAGGTTGGACTGATGTTCCCTTAAGCGAAAAGGGAGAGCAAGAAGccat GTCTGCtggaaattatttaaaggaaaaagattttaaatttgataTCGTTTATACATCTGTATTAAAAAGAGCTATTACAACAGCATGGCATGTTTTGAAAGCTGGTGATCTTTTACATGTACCAGTCATAAAAACATGGAGATTAAATGAGAGACATTATGGTTCATTACAAGGTTTAAATAAATCCGAAACtgctaaaaaatatggagaAGAACAAGTTAAAATATGGAGAAGATCTTATGATATCCCCCCTCCAAAATTAGATAAAGAAGATAATAGATGGCCAGGACACCATGtagtttataaaaatgtccCCAAAGGAGTATTGCCATTTACTGAATGTTTAAAAGATACAGTAGAAAGAGTTTTACCCTTTTGGTTTGATAATATTGCACCAGCTATATTAGCAAACAAAAAGGTCCTTGTCACTGCACATGGAAACAGTTTAAGAGGATTAGTTAAACACTTAGATGGCTTAAGTGAAGCTGATGTATTGGAACTTAACATTCCAACAGGTGTACCATTAGTATATGAATTAGATGAAAACTTAAAACCAATTAAACACTACTATTTATTAGATAGTGAAGAattaaagaagaaaatggaCGAAGTAGCTAACCAAGGAAAggcaaaataa
- a CDS encoding CorA-like Mg2+ transporter protein, putative codes for MNRWLNINKCMSRIIHPYVLRPKNYIHPNWVFKFSTLKDESKIFPKKNLNNNILMQNIKVSDDGNAICEQLLFSKYDLPYVLKIPVSDLRLIDTGNSNHNPTILIRKDVILLRTGFISCIIRYNEAWLFEGSNSVVINAKDLISRNLKKKNNKSKDSNDEGVVEKVCDKNSCIDNEKHNTKQTNDFCNDEKEELNYLNIINNFYRYNKGKAYFEFLCLDICMQLSIKEYENDLEGINYKIRDIILLQRKEENNELNMLTNKLLRDMMKIKNNLQKLSNLLNALRTNIEKILDNEHDLKNMYLTYLKKNTYNDLKDCSDLEILLETHLQLTDELYGQLENVEEKITHYEELMRLNLDYNRNKFILLNAKISFSTLLFSISSVVTSLFGMNLKNFVEDSNYAFTLVSIFVSVWSIIGIYATKNINTLLKFFDRYNFR; via the exons atgaacaGATGgctaaatataaataaatgtatgAGTAGAATTATTCATCCATATGTTTTAAGACCGAAGAATTACATACACCCAAATTGGgtatttaaatttagtactttaaaagatgaaagtaaaatatttccaaaaaaaaatttgaataataatatattaatgcaaaatataaaagtttCCGATGATGGAAATGCTATTTGCGAACAATTACTTTTTTCTAAGTACGACCTACCCTATGTTTTGA AAATCCCGGTGAGCGACCTTCGGCTAATTGACACGGGGAACAGTAACCACAACCCCACAATTTTAATACGGAAAGATGTGATATTACTTAGGACCGGATTTATTAGTTGCATTATTCGATATAATGAAGCATGGCTGTTTGAAGGTAGCAATTCTGTAGTAATAAATGCGAAGGACTTAATTAGTAggaacttaaaaaaaaaaaacaataaatctAAGGATAGTAATGATGAAGGGGTAGTTGAAAAAGTATGTGACAAAAATAGCTGCAtagataatgaaaaacataataCGAAGCAGACTAACGACTTTtgtaatgatgaaaaagaagaactaaattatttaaatataataaataatttttatagatataataaagggaaagcatattttgaatttcTATGCTTagatatatgtatgcaatTATCTATTaaagaatatgaaaatgatttagaaggaataaattataaaattcgggatattatattattacaaaggaaggaagaaaataatgaattgaATATGCTAACAAATAAGCTGTTAAGAgatatgatgaaaattaaaaataatttacagAAGTTGTcgaatttattaaatgcaTTACGTACTAATATTGAAAAGATTTTAGATAATGAACAtgatttgaaaaatatgtatttaacttatttaaaaaaaaatacatataatgatTTAAAAGATTGCAGTGATTTGGAAATTTTATTAGAAACCCATTTACAATTAACAGATGAATTATATGGACAGTTAGAAAATgtagaagaaaaaattacacATTATGAAGAATTAATGAGATTAAATTTAGATtataatagaaataaatttattttattaaatgcaAAAATATCTTTTTCTACTCtgttattttctatatcttCAGTTGTTACAAGTTTATTTGGgatgaatttaaaaaattttgttgaAGACAGTAATTATGCTTTTACTCTTGtttctatttttgtttCTGTATGGTCCATAATTGGAATTTATGCCaccaaaaatataaatactcttttgaaattttttgATCGCTACAATTTTAGGTAG
- a CDS encoding tRNA nucleotidyltransferase, putative has protein sequence MNFFSVFNFYTILIIIIVCHKNKGNALSTFKKVFDRLQMFVGAKRNYNILKKKNFLYYTKKAFYISPKNISNNKHQNFNVIKFKRWHSCEEKYNKQFKIFTTNNLMNNEKMTYDKEYLSYLKGYIINGKDLDLSENGSSICQAENNKKDGEPIWDIETVIDKAVTQRELELFEFLMKVNEQYKLDTTLRVVGGWVRDKFLNISNDDIDITVDNMKGSDFCNYIKEYIKDKENKNFNFGIIKINCDQSKHLETSSFNLFNFQVDIVNLRNETYTEESRIPEIAIGTPEEDALRRDFTINSLFYNLKNKKVEDYTKNGIHHLKNQIISTPLNPLTTFLDDPLRIIRCIRFCGYFDFNLDQSIFDVLKNEDIKKSFNKKISKSRLASEIIKIFSHKCKNIVLSLTLLNYSNYSEEIFKLPSDYFIQNEEVFEKMKKKKNHKIEDHWYETNGVVNKRVHLFEDSKEIDKNLDKSIDEYVGHKDSSKDDNKIESLENLKDDRNIENDWLFEGLNYVKFFKDIEKSELLKQILCDLDYKENINYIHMCLFLLPLKNYYIYIKKGVKTEYVIEYIIRESLKFPLKYSKFCVNIYEGFTHLYKLYKNINVLEFLKDNNDKKTNLNIKGDVVIFLKNVGDKWDLLILIFYIFHKYNELNKNFINIITNDIYLSDFAIKLYQYILKNGIQKSYNIKPFLKWPNIKHHFPNIASNRINEVYEQIIHFTCIHGEKEEECIEFLKKHFNEPE, from the exons ATGAACtttttttctgtttttaatttttatacaatcttaataattattatagtatgccataaaaataaaggaaatGCTTTATCAACATTTAAGAAAGTTTTCGATAGATTACAAATGTTTGTTGGGGCCAAAAGGAATTacaacattttaaaaaaaaaaaactttttataCTATACAAAGAaagcattttatataagccctaaaaatataagtaataataaacatcAAAACTTCAatgtaattaaatttaaaaggtGGCATAGTTGTGAAGAGAAGTATAATAAACagttcaaaatatttacaacaAATAATCTAATGAATAACGAAAAAATGACATATGATAAAGAATACTTGTCTTACTTAAAAGGTTATATCATTAATGGAAAGGATCTTGATTTGTCGGAAAATGGAAGCTCGATTTGTCAAGCAGAGAATAATAAGAAAGATGGTGAACCCATTTGGGATATCGAAACTGTGATCGATAAAGCAGTGACACAGAGAGAATTAGAACTGTTTGAATTTTTGATGAAAGTAAATGAGCAATATAAATTAGATACTACACTTAGAGTTGTTGGTGGATGGGTAAGagataaatttttaaacatttccaatgatgatatagatataactgttgataatatgaaaggttctgatttttgtaattatataaaagaatatattaaagataaagaaaataaaaacttcAATTTtggtataataaaaataaattgtgATCAATCAAAACATTTAGAAACATCAAGTTTTAATCTATTTAATTTTCAAGTTGATATTGTAAATTTAAGAAATGAAACATACACAGAAGAAAGTCGAATACCAGAAATTGCAATTGGAACTCCTGAAGAAGATGCATTAAGAAGAGACTTTACTattaattctttattttataatttaaaaaataaaaaagttgaagattatacaaaaaatggtatacatcatttaaaaaatcaaataatatcTACCCCATTGAATCCGTTAACTACATTTCTTGATGATCCTTTAAGAATAATTAGATGCATAAGATTCTGTggttattttgattttaatTTAGATCAATCTATTTTtgatgttttaaaaaatgaagatataaaaaagtctttcaacaaaaaaatatcaaaaagtAGATTAGCATcagaaataattaaaatattttctcataaatgtaaaaatatagtccTTTCTTTAACACtattaaattatagtaATTATTCCGAAGAAATTTTTAAACTCCCATCtgattattttatacaaaatgaagaagtgtttgaaaaaatgaaaaaaaaaaaaaatcataaaataGAAGATCATTGGTATGAAACTAATGGGGTAGTAAATAAAAGAGTTCACCTTTTTGAGGATTCAAAagaaattgataaaaatttggaTAAGTCGATCGATGAATATGTAGGTCATAAAGACAGTAGTAAAGacgataataaaattgagaGTTTGGAAAATTTAAAGGATGACcgaaatatagaaaatgattGGCTTTTTGAAGGattaaattatgtaaaattttttaaagatattgaaaaaagtgaattattaaaacaaatattatgtGATTTAgattataaagaaaatataaattatatacatatgtgtttatttttattgccactaaaaaattattatatatatataaagaaaggTGTAAAAACAGAATATGtaattgaatatataattagaGAATCTTTAAAATTCcctttaaaatattcaaaattttgtgtaaacatatatgaaggttttacacatttatacaagttatacaaaaatataaatgttttagaatttttaaaagataataatgataaaaaaacgaatttaaatataaaaggggatgttgtaatatttttaaaaaatgttggaGACAAATGggatttattaattttaatattttatatatttcataagtataatgaattaaataaaaattttattaatattataacaaacgatatttatttatctgATTTTGCTATCAAATtatatcaatatattttaaaaaatggtatTCAAAAatcttataatattaaaccCTTTTTAAAATGGCCAAACATTAAACATCATTTCCCCAACATCGCTTCAAATCGAATTAATGAAGTCTACGAacaaatt attCATTTTACTTGTATCCATGGAGAAAAGGAGGAAGAGTGCATTGAGTTTTTAAAGAAGCATTTTAACGAGCCAGAGTAA
- a CDS encoding DDRGK domain-containing protein, putative, translating to MENPFKYFYFLNTNFESLDSFFIFFNIFVIIISIYFIRYIKNSSKKNFTSTENSINDDEHFLYENEVGSLEKFDLKEISKNIWDSTSKDSYEGDSIDDLSEITGYTEASNCDTCYNRENIRIKKYLKINEELYYIKDDLGIIDIELKKLLEKEKNINIKDINNILNSPNYESKHIDESNKVFNRLKNITNTEHTKNDINKNSINSIDTLNDYSTIKNNSIIEETDRRKESIDNVKYNDTCHDLKAANSTETSSITLQSYEEKLNEHTTQDGAQEDANECLNELEKLENPDKSSKHTETIHADKSSKHTETRNADKSSKHTETRNADKIEKHGETRDADKIEKHAETSNADKTEKHGEIRDADKTAKTGDPEKHTDDRDADTMNDDKIDHLEKCEQSEKIKNDENQSDEKTKTKQKLGGKLSKFKKTSKESSFVGLIYGLFNSNKKDSKVGEKQNEEIKNTENFKHSIHNLKDSNNTIDVDNTKDNQAISLKINGNDTDKIYHEKLNNSTRKSDLINERSEGADQKKRSEVVGQFKDIKEVENPEAENIDVENVNVKNREVKSVDIKNKEAENDEAKNVDGKNTEAENDEAKSIDMGNIEVENAEAENIKVKNADVESKDIYRLSNGKVEYSINRKTNSPHIKDTENIPQNEVRKISENNITNCINAKEDISISNNSNYKQTYLINEDISSQMENTINPENLSNTISEQSNIDNATNDLILKASKKSLSENAQNKQNPTIITKSKDLNQNDSTVNTYCDYDHENRSDSANDTVNNTVNDTANDTANDTTNDTVNNSFEKDEKTHFYINGSEKLSLERDAKLHSHTDGSNKKNSKTSICITNSGDHSNNMESNNDAYIDDPKNSSSMEASKFDSYFKSTEYSMKEGESKTNLHANDSECTSIKKMSRVASYINGLEKTLSKNDLKSDSHINKSEKMQSERGLKIGSHINKSEKIQSEIDLKIDSHINNSEKILSERDLEIDSHINGSEKRLSEKDLKIDSHINKSEKIQNESDGKRDSYVSKSGKILCESNTKRDSHINGSEKTLNERDLEIDSHINGSEKRLSEKDLKIGSYINKSEKRLSESDAKRDSHVDNSEKALSERDMKRDSYISELDANLIHEDLKIDSHIKKSAKIPGENDAKRDSHINKSGKLQSENDLKIDFHINSSEKRLSEKDLKIDSYINKSEKRLSESDAKRDSHVSSSEEILSEKDLKIDYHINNPEKRLSESDAKRDSHINGSEKRLSEKDLKIDSHINNSEKIPGESDAKRDSHINNSEKIPGESDAKRDSHINNSEKIPGESDTKRDSHVSSSEQILSAKGLKIDSHINNSEKRLSEKDLKIGSYINMSGKAQNEMDLKVDYYINNPEKRLSESEAKRDSHINGSGKTLREKNLKIDSHINSEKVQNEMGLEIDSHVNGSEEILSEKDLKADSHINKSENTLSEKDLKIDSHINTSGKIETESDAKRNCYIKGSKKTLNERELQRGSYISDLDTNLIHEEVGMNLNINGSEKMSSDNNAKQDSHISDPKKVVSEQIRNENSFFTSSYKCDNEKSPNENNNELTINDLNDTQSEHGTCENSSRNANIMNNSDNILSETKKLELEDMNSLNDSNIIESSGKSSKQIKKLKEYFVDENKNVSTLNDSKNNISEKTDKNIRENSQQFKIYDFKHLKEKYKLQKEKKEQELIQFQHNLKNEFIELNEIRKNKKKSLENSPENSTNNIQGITNNGNKNNNGTLEDCAQLDASSESSRIIYDQGNADIGTKTKPYEYTRHSTNTDVLNFEKKKVNESENLKKWKSHVISKKYEEDWLSSDVLLSCFLNFIKLKKYVNIAELSVKFQTTTEDIREKLEELETLDMINGVLDEKGNYIYLSQEEINKLCLEIQTNGEVDTHEDFVNICNKIISLSINEADMKKLKEEEEKIINAKTEML from the exons ATGGAGAAtccttttaaatatttttattttttaaatacaaacTTTGAAAGTTTggattctttttttatattttttaacatatttgTGATTATTATCtcgatatattttataag atatataaaaaactcgtcaaagaaaaattttacAAGCACAGAAAATTCCATAAATGACGATGAACATTTTCTGTATGAAAACGAAGTAGGATCTTTAGAAAAATTcgatttaaaagaaatttcTAAAAACATTTGGGATTCAACTTCTAAAGATAGTTATGAAGGAGATTCTATAGATGACTTGAGTGAAATAACTGGATATACAGAAGCAAGTAATTGTGATACATGTTATAATagagaaaatataagaataaaaaaatatcttaaaataaatgaagaattatattatatcaaaGATGATTTAGGTATTATAGATATAGAACTAAAAAAGCttttagaaaaagaaaaaaatattaacattaaagatataaataatattttaaactCACCAAATTATGAATCTAAACATATTGATGAATCAAATAAAGTTTTTAAtagattaaaaaatattaccaATACGGAACATactaaaaatgatataaataaaaattcaataaATAGTATAGATACATTGAATGATTATTcaactataaaaaataattcgaTCATAGAGGAAACTGATAGAAGAAAAGAATCTATAGacaatgtaaaatataatgatactTGCCATGATTTAAAAGCAGCTAACTCGACTGAAACATCGAGTATTACGCTTCAGAGTTACGaggaaaaattaaatgagcACACAACACAAGATGGTGCGCAAGAAGATGCTAACGAGTGCTTGAATGAGTTggaaaaattagaaaaccCAGATAAATCATCAAAACATACTGAGACCATCCATGCAGACAAATCATCAAAACATACCGAGACTAGGAATGCAGACAAATCATCAAAACATACCGAGACTAGGAATGCAGACAAAATTGAAAAACATGGTGAGACTAGGGATGCAGACAAAATTGAAAAACATGCCGAGACTAGCAATGCAGACAAAACTGAAAAACATGGTGAGATTAGGGATGCAGACAAAACTGCAAAAACAGGTGATCCAGAAAAACATACCGATGATAGGGATGCAGACACTATGAATGATGACAAAATAGACCATTTAGAAAAGTGTGAGCAAAgcgaaaaaataaaaaatgatgagaATCAGAGTGacgaaaaaacaaaaacaaaacaaaagtTGGGGGGAAAACTTagtaaatttaaaaagacAAGCAAAGAAAGTTCATTTGTTGGTTTAATATATGGATTGTTcaatagtaataaaaaagatagtAAGGTAggagaaaaacaaaatgaggaaataaaaaatacagaaaattttaaacattcaattcacaatttaaaagatagtaataatactaTCGATGTTGATAACACCAAAGATAATCAAGCAATTTCCTTAAAGATAAATGGCAATGACACTgacaaaatatatcatgAAAAGTTGAACAACTCCACAAGAAAATCTGACTTAATAAATGAACGTAGTGAAGGGGCAGACCAAAAGAAGCGAAGTGAAGTAGTGGGCCAATTCAAGGACATAAAGGAAGTAGAAAATCCAGAAGCAGAAAATATAGACGTAGAAAATGTAAACGTAAAAAATAGAGAAGTAAAAAGTGTAGACATAAAGAATAAGGAAGCAGAAAATGACGAAGCAAAAAATGTAGACGGAAAAAATACCGAAGCAGAAAATGACGAAGCAAAAAGTATAGACATGGGAAATATAGAAGTAGAGAATGCAGAAgcagaaaatataaaagtaaaaaatgcCGACGTAGAAAGTAAAGACATATATAGATTAAGTAATGGAAAAGTTGAATATTCAATAAACAGGAAAACAAATAGCCCCCATATTAAGGATACTGAAAATATACCCCAAAATGAAGTTCGAAAAATAAgcgaaaataatattaccAATTGTATAAATGCAAAAGAAGACATAAgtatatcaaataatagtaattataaacaaacaTACTTAATAAATGAAGATATTTCTAGTCAAATggaaaatacaataaacCCTGAAAATTTATCTAATACAATCAGCGAACAAAGTAATATTGATAATGCAACAAATGATTTAATCTTAAAAGCCTCAAAAAAATCTTTATCAGAAAATGCTCAAAACAAACAAAATCCAACCATTATAACAAAATCAAAGGATTTAAATCAAAATGATTCTACTGTAAACACTTATTGTGATTATGATCATGAAAATAGAAGTGATTCAGCAAATGATACAGTAAATAATACAGTAAACGATACAGCAAATGATACAGCAAATGATACAACAAATGATACAgtaaataattcatttgaAAAGGACGAAAAAACACATTTCTACATTAACGGTTCAGAAAAATTGTCACTTGAAAGGGACGCAAAGTTACATTCCCACACTGATggttcaaataaaaaaaattcaaagaCAAGTATTTGCATAACAAACTCCGGTGACCATTCAAACAATATGGAATCAAATAATGATGCTTACATTGATGATCCAAAAAATAGTTCAAGTATGGAAGCATCAAAATTtgattcatattttaaaagtaCTGAATATTCAATGAAAGAAGGGGAATCAAAGACAAATTTACACGCTAACGATTCAGAATGTActtcaattaaaaaaatgtcacGAGTTGCTTCTTATATTAACGGATTAGAAAAAACATTAAGCAAAAATGACTTGAAATCTGATTCTCATATTAACAAGTCAGAAAAAATGCAAAGTGAAAGGGGCTTAAAAATCGGTTCTCATATTAACAAATcagaaaaaatacaaagtGAAATAGACTTAAAAATTGATTCTCATATTAACAATTCAGAAAAAATACTAAGCGAAAGGGACTTAGAAATAGATTCCCATATTAATGGTTCAGAAAAAAGATTAAGTGAAAAGGATTTGAAAATTGATTCTCATATTAACAAGTcagaaaaaatacaaaatgaaaGTGATGGAAAAAGGGACTCTTATGTTAGCAAGTCAGGAAAAATACTATGTGAAAGTAATACAAAAAGGGATTCTCACATTAACGGTTCagaaaaaacattaaaCGAAAGGGACTTAGAAATAGATTCGCATATTAACGGTTCAGAAAAAAGATTAAGTGAAAAAGACTTAAAAATAGGTTCTTATATTAACAAGTCCGAAAAAAGATTAAGCGAAAGTGATGCAAAAAGGGATTCTCATGTTGACAATTCAGAAAAAGCATTAAGCGAAAGGGACATGAAGAGAGATTCGTATATTAGTGAATTGGACGCGAATTTGATTCATGAAGACTTAAAAATAGATTctcatattaaaaagtcAGCAAAAATACCAGGCGAAAATGATGCCAAAAGGGATTCTCACATTAACAAGTCAGGAAAACTACAAAGTGAAAACGACTTAAAAATcgattttcatattaacaGTTCAGAAAAAAGATTAAGCGAAAAAGACTTAAAAATAGATTCTTATATTAACAAGTCCGAAAAAAGATTAAGCGAAAGTGATGCAAAAAGGGATTCTCATGTTAGCAGTTCAGAAGAAATACTAAGCGAAAAAGACTTGAAAATTGATTATCACATTAACAATCCAGAAAAAAGATTAAGCGAAAGTGATGCAAAAAGGGATTCTCATATTAACGGTTCGGAAAAAAGATTAAGTGAAAAAGACTTAAAAATAGATTCTCATATTAACAATTCAGAAAAAATACCAGGTGAAAGTGATGCAAAAAGGGATTCTCATATTAACAATTCAGAAAAAATACCAGGTGAAAGTGATGCAAAAAGGGATTCTCATATTAACAATTCAGAAAAAATACCAGGTGAAAGTGATACAAAAAGGGATTCTCATGTTAGCAGTTCAGAACAAATACTAAGTGCAAAGGGTTTGAAAATCGATTCCCATATTAACAATTCAGAAAAAAGATTAAGCGAAAAAGACTTGAAAATTGGCTCTTATATTAACATGTCAGGAAAAGCACAAAATGAAATGGACTTGAAAGTTGATTATTACATTAACAATCCAGAAAAAAGATTAAGCGAAAGTGAGGCAAAAAGGGATTCTCATATTAATGGTTCAGGAAAAACATTAAGGGAAAAAAACTTGAAAATTGATTCTCATATTAACTCAGAAAAAGTACAAAATGAAATGGGCTTAGAAATTGATTCTCATGTTAACGGTTCAGAAGAAATACTAAGCGAAAAAGACTTGAAAGCCGATTCTCACATTAACAAGTCAGAAAATACATTAAGCGAAAAAGACTTAAAAATTGATTCTCATATTAACACGTCAGGAAAAATAGAAACTGAAAGTGACGCAAAAAGGAATTGCTACATAAAAGGGtcgaaaaaaacattaaacGAGAGAGAATTGCAGAGAGGTTCGTATATTAGTGATTTGGACACTAATTTGATTCATGAAGAGGTGGGAATGAATCTTAATATTAACGGTTCAGAAAAAATGTCAAGTGATAACAATGCAAAACAAGATTCTCACATTAGCGACCCAAAAAAAGTTGTGAGCGAACAAATCAGAAATGaaaattcttttttcaCAAGTTCTTATAAATGTGACAACGAAAAAAGTCccaatgaaaataataatgaactTACAATAAACGATTTAAATGATACACAGTCAGAACATGGTACATGCGAAAACAGCTCAAGAAATGCtaatattatgaacaattcagacaatattttaagtgaaacaaaaaaattagagtTAGAAGACATGAACAGTTTAAATGATTCAAACATAATAGAATCATCTGGAAAAAGTTCAAAACagataaaaaaactaaaagaatattttgtagatgaaaataaaaatgtaagcACATTAAATGattctaaaaataatataagtgAGAAAacagataaaaatataagagaAAATTCACAACAgttcaaaatatatgattttaaacatcttaaagaaaaatataaattacaaaaagaaaagaaagaaCAGGAATTAATTCAATTTCAACATAATTTAAAGAATGAATTTATagaattaaatgaaataagaaaaaacaaaaagaaaagtcTAGAGAATAGTCCAGAAAATtcaacaaataatatacaaggAATTACAAacaatggaaataaaaataataatggcaCATTAGAAGATTGTGCTCAATTAGATGCATCATCAGAAAGTTCgagaataatatatgatcAAGGAAATGCAGATATAGGGACAAAAACCAAACCATATGAATATACAAGGCATAGTACCAATACAGATGTTCTAAAT TTTGAGAAGAAAAAAGTTAATGAATCTGAAAAtcttaaaaaatggaag tcTCATGTAATATCAAAGAAGTATGAAGAGGATTGGCTATCATCAGATGTTCTTTTATCAtgttttttgaattttattaaattgaAAAAGTATGTAAATATAGCTGAGTTATCCGTTAAGTTTCAGACGACAACCGAG GATATAAGAGAAAAACTCGAGGAGTTAGAGACGCTAGACATGATAAACGGTGTTCTAGATGAAAAAGGGaattacatttatttatcacaagaagaaattaataaattatgtttgGAAATTCAAACAAATGGGGAAGTTGATACCCATGAAGATTTCGTGAACATTTgcaacaaaattatatcacTAAGTATTAATGAAGCG GACATgaagaaattaaaagaagaagaggaaaaaattattaatgcCAAAACGGAGATGCTTTGA
- a CDS encoding heat shock factor-binding protein 1, putative, translated as MANNNENMSFKDIINSRENQINTNIMNDNMNNYCNSFNINQNSVNICKGNTELYNQGLNNNVNMNSGSRKDNVEIYVENMLSELKNKMQNLSNNLLNKVDNMEKSLESLENIMSTFSNKSEL; from the coding sequence ATGGcgaataataatgaaaatatgagTTTCAAGGATATTATAAACAGTAGggaaaatcaaataaatacaaacataatgaatgataatatgaataattattgcaattcatttaatattaatcaaaattctgtaaatatatgtaaaggTAATActgaattatataatcaAGGACTAAACAATAATGTCAATATGAACTCTGGTTCAAGAAAAGATAATGtagaaatatatgttgAAAATATGCTTAgcgaattaaaaaataaaatgcaaaacttatcaaataatttattaaataaagttGATAATATGGAAAAGTCGTTAGAAAGCCTAGAAAATATCATGTCtactttttcaaataaaagcgaattataa